From one Leguminivora glycinivorella isolate SPB_JAAS2020 chromosome 5, LegGlyc_1.1, whole genome shotgun sequence genomic stretch:
- the LOC125226353 gene encoding LOW QUALITY PROTEIN: popeye domain-containing protein 3-like (The sequence of the model RefSeq protein was modified relative to this genomic sequence to represent the inferred CDS: inserted 1 base in 1 codon) encodes MSKRGLASGRTEYLEVGEFNYSWPGENGTLHDYGSVNYTMPSGPWYWPWCPLWRVPQHPLFQLSNMLFVASYCAPSTKKGQLWMHTILIFAFMLYSIWAWHVICSPDAFSWNFGFVFLNLAQVVYLVYEMRPVKFDPELEEVYHTLFEPFKVSRLQFKRMVSPDFAHVMSLHAGEAYAMQNLTKTDRLGLLLAGKVNVMSGHQFLHPILPCEFLDSPEFESSRATIDEKFKVSILAASSCRYVYWQRSXLEYLFVKEPYLASVITTLIARDITTKLYAMNNKIVTDRGSHLDIRLPSISHALARSPRRLRAVNRPPPPTTVQPVPPEKRPTCWIRNDRSDTRRDGSEYSGDEELMPLAEHEAPAASSDDLSVAESCPDTSSKYHSCEAVETDDELRH; translated from the exons ATGTCAAAAAGAGGATTAGCTAGCGGTAGGACGGAATATTTAGAAGTTGGAGAGTTTAATTATTCGTGGCCTGGAGAAAATGGAACACTCCATGATTATGGGTCGGTGAATTACACAATGCCATCAG GACCATGGTATTGGCCTTGGTGTCCACTATGGAGGGTTCCACAGCACCCCCTTTTTCAG CTCTCCAACATGCTATTTGTGGCCTCGTACTGCGCGCCGAGTACGAAGAAAGGGCAGCTTTGGATGCACACAATCTTGATTTTCG CCTTCATGCTCTACTCGATCTGGGCCTGGCACGTCATATGCTCACCTGACGCGTTCTCATGGAACTTCGGTTTCGTGTTCCTGAACTTGGCGCAAGTTGTGTATCTCGTGTATGAGATGCGACCCGTCAAGTTTGACCCGGAGTTGGAGGAGGTTTATCATACGCTGTTTGAGCCATTTAAG GTTTCACGGCTACAATTCAAGCGAATGGTATCACCGGATTTTGCTCACGTAATGTCTCTACATGCCGGGGAGGCCTACGCTATGCAGAACCTTACGAAGACCGACAGACTTGGCCTGCTGTTGGCTGGAAAG GTCAACGTGATGAGTGGACACCAGTTCCTCCATCCGATTCTTCCATGCGAGTTTCTGGATTCTCCCGAGTTTGAGTCCAGCCGGGCTACTATTGATGAAAAATTCAAG GTATCCATCTTAGCCGCATCCTCCTGTCGCTACGTCTACTGGCAACGCA TCCTAGAATATCTCTTCGTAAAGGAGCCATACTTGGCCTCCGTCATAACAACTCTTATAGCCCGGGACATAACGACTAAGTTATACGccatgaataataaaatagtgaCGGATAGAGGCTCACACTTGGATATACGCTTGCCAAGTATTTCTCACGCCTTGGCAAGAAGTCCAAGGAGATTGAGGGCGGTCAATCGGCCTCCGCCGCCGACCACGGTTCAACCCGTTCCACCGGAGAAACGACCAA CCTGCTGGATCCGCAACGACCGCTCCGACACCCGTCGCGATGGCTCCGAGTATTCCGGCGACGAAGAACTGATGCCTCTAGCGGAGCACGAGGCTCCCGCCGCCTCATCTGATGACCTATCCGTTGCCGAAAGCTGTCCAGACACCTCCTCCAAATACCATAGTTGTGAAGCTGTAGAAACTGATGATGAATTGAGACACTAG